In the genome of Bactrocera dorsalis isolate Fly_Bdor unplaced genomic scaffold, ASM2337382v1 BdCtg129, whole genome shotgun sequence, the window CGTCTCTGGCATATGTACGACAGCAGCCACCGATGATTTTCGCACCCAATTTAGACCATTCAGGCACGTAGCTTGCCAATGGTACACAATGTTCGCGCCCTTGCCAACCCTTCGATACATCGTAAACTTCTCCGCTGTTCGGATACACAACCAGTGGAATCTTCTCGGCATCAGGTGTATTACCGTTTAAACTTTTGAACAATGGTGTAACAAACTATTAGTGaatgagaaaatatttataaattatagattaaaatatattatcatatgaaaaatttaccCCCGGATGCACGCAATTAACACCTATTGCCAAGCATTTACTCCGTGCGTTGCGTTCACCTAATAGTTCCCACAACGAGCGTGCTGCATCTGCAAAATTTTCCCCATGCGCTAAAGTGTTTTCATCCTTACATTGATAAGCTATCCAATATTTAACATCTGGATAATCATCACACAACATTTCTACCAACGCTTCCGCTTCAGCCTGACAGGGGATTGTCTCGATGGCCAACGCATCAACGCCAGCTGCTAAACAAGCATCAATACGTGTACGATGCCAATCGGTAATCTCTTTCAGCGTAacatggtctacataatcgccAGTGTATTCCGAGCCGTCATGCAAATGGGCTCCATATGGACCGATTGAAGCCAATATGAGAGGGAAACCTGAAAACAGAAATTAGTACAGGGTGACCATTTTTGTAAAGTTTCCGTTTCCGaaagttcaaataaaaaactgtgTGTACTGAACGTCCGTTTCCGTTCCGTTCTGTTCCGTTTCACACTTGTACGCGCTTAATCGATAGCTTTAAAATTATAACGCGTGTGGTTGATTTTCATGTGTAGAATCAGTGAAATATTATAATGTTAATTGTGTTAACATACCATCGGGTACGTGCACTTTCGCTTCGCAACATTCCGCCAAGTATTTATCTTTAGCAATATGCGCTAAACGCACTGTTTTCTTCATCAACTCAATGCTTTGCTCAACATCCAAGTCCAAGTAGTCTACATAACCTTCAACACTGCACTGGTAAGTGTTAGTCAGTATGATATCGGCACCAtctataaatatgtacgtatatgtatttgttggtatattaaacatttattttttaaatagttctaatattgtatataaatatacgtataggtatgtatgcatgtacatgtaTTTGCTGGCATATTTCTGCTGTTACAAAATCGCTCATCATATCAATGCTCAAAGtcattttagtattatttattcaatgtacgtacatatgtacatacatccatacatatttatatatatgaatatatttcatttgacaagaaaaaacaaaaaacatcttCGCTTACTTTGCAAAAAATCTAAATGTGTATTGATAACAGCCGCTGGATTCGTAGCGTTGAATCTAGCGCTCCATAGCGGATCACCATCAACGGCGTTGCCAACATGCACCGTCATTTGTGTGCCAAAACCGCCGTCTTTGGTCAGTATCCGTGTTGGGCCCATGTTAAGAAAAGTTTAactggaaaaaatttcaatttatattaaGCTCGTATTAAATGAtgcataatttatattaatcgaatcgaaaataatttatatgtataattatatatgtatgtatgcttataaTTGGTCGCAAACTATGCACATATGTGCACATGTGTAAAAATAGTtctgaaaaaatataagtttttttacAGTATCGCTTATCACAACATTTACGTTACATTTTCGCAACAAACCATTTAATTAACTTTCAACCGGTCTGCCAACAGATCTTTATTATCACCTTCAAAATAGGTCCTTTACCAATAAAAGCATGCCAAAGCTTAATCAAATTTTCTCTACACTTGGCTGTAATGGCCTTCAGTGTCTTCTGTGTAttttttctgattatttttgGAGTTCCATTTGCTAGATTGTTAGGCAGTTTCGACGTCACATTTATAAATCCACGTCTCGCCATCAGTAATAATGCATTTGAATAATACAGTGTCCTTAGTTAAGTTGTCAAAAATTCGTTTGCGACTTCAACAAAAAGCATTGAGACGTGTGTGTCGATTactaagagatgttgagatcctttGCTATACCTCTGAAGATCAAATTCCgcatgaatatttttatattttttatcgatGCGGTTTGTGTACGCGGATTAAaagggtcaaatttgatcagatatgcatatatgtatatatatataaaccgtTATGTCCAATCATTAGCATTGTCATAAAgtctacataaatacataccaAATATGCAAGGTAAAGTGAATCTCTCAGCAATCTCACCAAACGTTTCCCAACTGCGAGCTCTCAAAAGTTTCGTCTTTCTTGTTtactgaattttttaattctgttAGCAGCTTTCCTTTTTGCGGTTTTCTAATGTAGGTCATGTTTGTACCCAATGCTTTAAGACCACTGtcactttttaaataatatatcagTATACGTCGCAGCATTCTTTTATTCTTTGCATAATGTGTATGTTTGCATTGTGTTCGGTTGCAAATATTGTTCATTTACGAAACAATGTGCAGCTTTGCATCtatttataattgtatatatattttattgtgtaCTACGCTGAAATAATCTAGACGACAAGTGCAATGAACTTAAACCACTTTGTTGTTAGGAGCATTCACACAATGATATACTATAAAGGTTCCTATGCAGTGTTCATGAACTTTGTCAGCAGTGATTTCTGCTGCTTAGGCTACATAGTATGTGtggttattgttgtatttgtgatAACTGTTGCTaggttatatttatatacgtcGCAGTTTTGTTTACAAAAGTTGACTTCCAACCAGATTCCTTTCAACCTTTAGTTGGCGCGTTGTCTATGTTTTGGAGCAGAATTCTTTAATCTTTAATGATGGATGGTTTTCTGTCGCAGTTTTtggttaaaaacaaaatatagaaaacgTTTCGAAATCGAAACTAATACGAagtgtttattataaaaaaaaaaaaacataaccaaattctttaatgaaattttggaAACCGAAActgatattaagtttttattaaaaaaaagctatgaagtgtttattataaaacatattCCATGTAGACtccttcataattttttatttgcttatgacatactacatacatatattttctatgtaattttaatatatatatagctCCATCTCCCTAATTATGCCTATAAAAATGTAGTCCttagcaacaaaatatttttttttgtgtttacaaGCATATTATATATGATACCATCGGCCTTATGCATCCATCTATTCACTTACAATACATTACGGtcaatatttatgcatatgtatatatatttatgtatttaatcaatatatttttggttaaacATCTGCTGATTTGGCATCATAAAATCGTAAATGATTTTCGCCAATTATAATAGTGAGTTCGTAACAAGCTTCTAAGCCATTAAAACTATCATGTTAATATTATGAGTATAACTATCTTGAAAAACATTTGTTGTCTTTATTAATTATAACTAAACAACATCAacgaataatatatatgtagtatactaCCGTGTGGATTTCAACTTCAGCATATTATCTATTGATTTCAATAGATTATTGTATGACGTTTATGATAGTTGTATAAATTATCCATTTTATAACATATTATCTTTtggaaatgtgtttttttcaCAACACTACGTGAgtaatttagtgtttttttcATAACACTATGTGAGTAGTTTAACGTGAGACTTTTTCAGAAGAAGCATTGATTGATATATTTATCtgaattcaataatttattgttGCTACTTCTCAGTTTAACTAAACAATGGGCATAGTTTTCTGTCAAAAGTAGAGAACCTTCATTATAGAATGaaagtgattttaaaaaattttacttaagcTACTAGTTTCGCCtttatttactttgaaaatCATAGTTTTTAGAGAGATTTCAACTGCAGAGAAGGAAGTGGTGATCGAAGACTGTTAATATTCCCAGTATGAAGTAAATTAAAACATGAAAACGCTTTTGAAGCAACAAGATTATGacccaaaatttaaataaacactgTAAGAAAACTGGCCGTAGTACCTCTTGTtagaaaaattgtataaaactaGTAACTAAGATGTCAACAACATCCTGTCTCCGCTATGTTAATTGAAATTCTAATTATTGGAgtgattactcatacgccatgtttTCCTATTATACGCCACTTTAGGCACAAGTAGGAatgtaatttacatatttgtagatcgaaatatatagaaaaaattgtcCACAGCTACCATCAAGCTAGGCTTTACTCAAATCCGATTGTATCTATTAAGAACGTTTTGAAAAATTgactaatttgaattttaaatcactcatacgccccgttgGCTCTTTGCATTAACCATAGAAaagttttaaatgtaaaatttatttagaaatttcaagtttttgttaaaaaaaaatatgtatgtatgataaaaCAAATCCCATCACATAGTGGCGCGACACCcacccaagcactggccaggcactgtGCCTGTGTGCTTCCCGCGAAATTATCACATCGTGGCGCGACactcacctaagcactggccaggcactgcgcctgctttatttatatagagccagctggcggCCAGCTTCTTGCGAATTTTACTCCTGACtttaaaaaaggctgtttttcccgaggaaacccatgtaaccccttaaatattGTGTCCGTGACTTACACTTCTTTGTGATTTTTCTCAAGTGATTCCTATAGGCAGATGTGCTGAGTCCTAAAGTCCTTTATGAAATTCGAATGCTTTTTTGACTAGAAAAAACCCACCTTTATGAAACACTTGAAGGAAGAGATcggcttttaatttaattataattattagtgcACTTGTTTTTTTCTAAGATAATGCAATTCTGAGCTAACATATGCTCTGTCAACAGCTCTGAGgctgatatatttaaaaattaaaattttattatttaatgatATATTTAAACCTTATCAGTACAAAAAGCTTACATTATCACACTTCAAAACAAGTTAAAACTATAAATACATaactatatctatatacatttgtacatatgcatatatattttcacttttgcacatgtattttttacaaaaaggtCGAATGCACttataaatagtatatatatatgtatgtatgtatgtaaatactaattttaaaatttgagctTCTATTACTTACCCCGACGTTGACGcgtatatgtgtatgcgtgatataaatttattttataatttagttgttgtttcttttagtCTTTGTTTATGCGTGCCTATCTGCGCTTTTGTTTAACAACACTTTAGTGACTTCCAGCGCTGaattgataattgaaaataaaaaacactgtgcatgtgagtgtgtgtgtttattttttattttattgatatggCAGTGAAAAGTATGAGTTCGTGTTGTGCTTATTCAGTATAGAGGGCAATTATAGCGCTCACGATATGATTGCAGTAAAAATTGCCCTttctattgttgctgttgttgttgttcaactttgcagttttatataaaattactttagTCTCACTATTTCAAATAACTGTGTGTTGATTTATTTTGTCTAATGTTTTTCAATGGGCACACTATTTTTCAGTTACAGTTGAAATAGCGGTTTCTCACTGCTGCTGTTGTATAGAATTGTTTAATGAAAACCGCCTTTGGCGATGTCaccgtttgtttatattttttgagtttCAAAATAAGATTCACACGTCCTAACAGATGTGCGGTCCGCGTACATCTATTTCGATTTGCATATAGCACAAGGATTTTATAACGCCAGCGTCGGTTATTGTACGCGTTCGTCGCTTTACATGTATCACATAGAGTCTAGTCGAATATGGTGTACATCTGGCAGTGAGTTGTAGCCGATAGGCTATATACTAGCACATATAGAAATTGTGCCCTGCGAGAACAATGTCAATTATTTGACCGTTTTTATGATGGTAAGCCCTCAGAATAGAGTTTCTGTCATTTTCGTATGCGCAGTGTGCCAAAACcgttataaacaaatttatacatgttattttGCATAATTCTCAAAAACATAGgtatttcgaaattattaacTCAATCGAGgtgaaaaatccatgaattttctGCTTACGAATTTTCAAGTTTACGACTAATTGCTTCACGTAGACGCCTTAAAACGGCCAAGTAGTATTCGTTTTTAATGTTTGACTCTGCAGTTCGAATCGATTTGCATGCGCAGATTCATGGACCAGTTCGGGTCAGATTTGATCAGTTGGCTTATGTTGTAGacctgaatagggtatattgAATTCCCAAAAGTaaacgtcagagaccctataaagtatatgtgtataaatggCCAGCGTGATGAGTTGAATCAATTAACAATGTCCATCAGTCTGTCCGTCCttgtgtctgtatatatgcaaactagtccctcagtttttaaggtatcgatctgaaatttcgcacccgtccttttctcaccaaaaagCTGTCatttgccgatatcggactctTTAGCATATGGatccatacaaactaaacgatggAAAACCTTATTAATTTGACgtgatatcttcaagaaatttggcacgatTTATTGTCGACGCCAATGGTGCAATCtcagaagaaattattcagatcgagtcactgtagcatatacatagctgtcatatataaactgagcgatcaaagttcttgtaaagaatattttgtatttgtgaatggTATTATAGTTTCAGTTCAATCGAAgctaacttttttctttttttttcgtcaCGGAAAGAAAGATTTATCCTTTAAATAAAGAATCTGAACGCTGACTTGAAAGCAAACTATCGGTTAAATCACTGGTTAATCACCCGAGAACACAAAAAAAGATTTCTATTGAAGTTTCAAGTTTCTATGAGTTTCCTCTATAAAGCTTTAGCTAGCATTGTAAGACGTACTAATTTTCAACTAAACCATAAGTCAAGGCTGATCTAACAAATGCGTGGATATTGGTGACCCCATAACCAGCTTCCTTCTTGTTGGGAGGGTTCTTGCAGGGgaatttaataatatacatatgaaaacaATGTGGCCTTTAAAGTATTTACGTGCATACACATTTATTCACTTTGTTCATATCAATGAGTATTGATAAGGCGTCGCTTACATACGAAcgtattttggttttattttattttcttgtttacgtccgtatttatgaatatataaaaacttgCGCACACACGCGTGAATTGTGTAGAGATGTGTGTaagtacataaattaatttgtattatcATTGAACCGGCTGACTGCTGACgcgaaaattattatt includes:
- the LOC105223108 gene encoding homocysteine S-methyltransferase; translation: MGPTRILTKDGGFGTQMTVHVGNAVDGDPLWSARFNATNPAAVINTHLDFLQNGADIILTNTYQCSVEGYVDYLDLDVEQSIELMKKTVRLAHIAKDKYLAECCEAKVHVPDGFPLILASIGPYGAHLHDGSEYTGDYVDHVTLKEITDWHRTRIDACLAAGVDALAIETIPCQAEAEALVEMLCDDYPDVKYWIAYQCKDENTLAHGENFADAARSLWELLGERNARSKCLAIGVNCVHPGFVTPLFKSLNGNTPDAEKIPLVVYPNSGEVYDVSKGWQGREHCVPLASYVPEWSKLGAKIIGGCCRTYARDVRLISESVEAQNKLSRLI